A stretch of the Vibrio aquimaris genome encodes the following:
- a CDS encoding MarR family winged helix-turn-helix transcriptional regulator, which yields MDAVDRLVAQWAREKPELDTEPMAIMGRLLRVAKYMENEVAQLHKQYDLTLGEFDVLATLRRSGEPFQLTPSELIDSMMLTSGAMTNRLDKLTSKGLITRQSNQSDRRSLPVQLTKQGIGLIDRILEEHVQMQGQLVKGLSQEQKKQINQNLKCLMHELESS from the coding sequence CTGAATTAGATACTGAACCTATGGCAATCATGGGAAGGCTTCTAAGAGTTGCCAAATATATGGAAAATGAAGTAGCGCAGCTTCATAAACAGTACGATTTAACATTGGGCGAGTTTGATGTGTTAGCAACACTGCGTCGTAGTGGTGAACCATTTCAACTGACCCCCTCTGAGCTTATTGACTCTATGATGTTGACCTCAGGAGCAATGACAAACCGCTTGGATAAACTAACGTCCAAAGGTTTGATAACAAGACAAAGCAACCAATCTGATCGTCGTAGTTTGCCCGTCCAACTGACAAAACAAGGTATTGGACTGATTGATAGAATCTTAGAAGAGCATGTGCAAATGCAAGGTCAGTTAGTAAAGGGGTTGAGCCAAGAGCAAAAAAAGCAAATAAACCAAAATCTGAAATGTTTGATGCATGAGTTAGAGAGTAGCTAG
- a CDS encoding GNAT family N-acetyltransferase: MQPSIETPRLLLRPFRLSDSQRVALLAGQKIISDMTANIPYPYTEEMANEWIGTHSEKFEHKSAVIFAITLKGSDSIVGAVSFPSLKSGVAILGYWLGTDYWGKGIALEASQALIGYAKRELKVSEVEAQHLANNHQSSSVIRKLGMQYKENRFVQIRGKPREVCVYRSSIA; this comes from the coding sequence ATGCAACCAAGTATTGAGACGCCGAGACTACTTTTAAGACCCTTTCGCCTATCAGATAGTCAGAGAGTTGCGTTACTGGCTGGCCAAAAAATTATTTCAGATATGACAGCAAATATCCCTTATCCCTACACCGAGGAAATGGCAAATGAGTGGATAGGGACTCATTCAGAGAAATTTGAGCATAAAAGCGCGGTTATTTTTGCTATTACCCTCAAAGGAAGTGATAGCATTGTTGGTGCGGTAAGTTTTCCTTCCCTAAAGAGTGGGGTGGCTATTTTAGGATACTGGTTAGGGACCGACTATTGGGGAAAGGGAATTGCTCTAGAAGCTTCGCAAGCTCTGATAGGCTACGCAAAGCGTGAGCTCAAGGTTTCTGAAGTTGAAGCCCAGCATCTTGCTAACAATCATCAGTCTAGCTCTGTGATCAGAAAACTTGGAATGCAGTATAAAGAAAATCGCTTTGTCCAAATTAGGGGAAAACCGCGAGAGGTATGCGTTTATCGTAGCTCGATAGCCTAA
- a CDS encoding methyl-accepting chemotaxis protein, with the protein MKRLKVVFIVQVIVALTLVLLVSAFIKYQTFKGNLHQELEINVQNTSQRMSISLPKAVWDFDLDTAKVAMSAELDLPEISAIQLIDAQGSELLFLTKEGEGEEKQLVDVTDKEAFPEELSQTTELTFVDYGEENNVGKVVVFFDTHALDAKLADSLRTSIIELVVLDLIISIVIILALSITVLRPISQLTDVIKDLASGDGDLTNKLAPAKYREFDAITNGINTFTESLRVIVKDVNESSEALGEKAQANGATARKNADSLDSQKHQLTTVAAAATELNQSVAIVADTASETADQAQTATGLASSVNDAIESSATDIINMREEMNHVNAEMHILIEEGEKITTVLNVINDISEQTNLLALNAAIEAARAGEQGRGFAVVADEVRNLAVKTSESTEQIQKNITALGSATKSVEDELTRIATLLEETAERVSESQDSVGEVQSLITIISDRSGQISQATDEQRMAVEEISRAIVEASEATNEVASGADQNAQTTEEVLSLSQSIASHMSKFRT; encoded by the coding sequence TTGAAAAGGTTAAAGGTAGTATTTATTGTTCAAGTGATTGTAGCACTGACGTTGGTGCTGCTTGTTTCTGCGTTTATTAAATATCAGACTTTCAAAGGAAACTTACACCAAGAGTTAGAAATCAATGTGCAAAACACTAGTCAACGCATGTCAATAAGTCTTCCTAAAGCCGTGTGGGATTTTGACTTGGATACTGCCAAAGTTGCAATGTCTGCTGAACTTGATTTACCCGAGATTTCTGCAATTCAACTTATTGATGCTCAAGGAAGCGAATTGCTATTTTTAACAAAGGAAGGAGAGGGCGAAGAGAAACAGCTTGTAGACGTAACGGATAAGGAGGCTTTTCCCGAAGAATTAAGCCAGACTACCGAACTTACCTTTGTTGACTATGGAGAAGAAAATAACGTTGGTAAGGTCGTTGTATTCTTCGATACTCATGCATTGGATGCTAAGCTTGCCGATTCGCTTCGTACAAGCATCATCGAGCTTGTTGTGTTGGACCTGATTATTTCGATTGTAATTATTCTGGCCCTCTCCATTACCGTATTAAGGCCGATATCTCAACTAACCGACGTTATAAAGGATCTCGCATCTGGTGATGGGGATCTAACCAACAAATTGGCCCCTGCAAAGTACCGTGAATTTGATGCAATCACTAATGGCATCAATACATTCACTGAATCGCTGCGTGTCATCGTAAAAGATGTCAATGAGTCTTCGGAAGCGCTCGGAGAGAAAGCACAAGCAAACGGTGCAACCGCGCGAAAAAATGCTGACAGCTTAGACTCACAGAAACACCAGTTGACGACCGTTGCAGCGGCCGCGACAGAGCTTAACCAGTCAGTCGCTATTGTTGCTGACACTGCCTCTGAAACAGCAGATCAGGCACAGACGGCAACAGGGCTTGCCTCTAGTGTTAACGATGCAATAGAAAGCTCAGCGACAGACATAATTAACATGCGCGAAGAGATGAATCATGTTAATGCTGAAATGCACATCTTGATAGAAGAAGGCGAGAAGATCACTACCGTCCTTAACGTTATTAATGACATTTCTGAACAAACCAACTTACTTGCTCTCAACGCAGCGATCGAGGCAGCTCGAGCTGGAGAGCAAGGACGAGGGTTTGCTGTAGTTGCCGATGAAGTTCGTAACCTCGCGGTAAAAACCAGTGAGTCAACAGAACAGATTCAGAAAAATATTACCGCCTTGGGGTCGGCGACTAAATCAGTCGAAGATGAATTGACTCGTATTGCCACGCTTTTAGAAGAGACAGCTGAAAGAGTAAGTGAATCTCAAGACTCTGTCGGGGAAGTTCAGAGCCTAATCACCATAATATCTGATCGCAGTGGTCAAATCTCACAAGCGACGGATGAACAAAGAATGGCGGTTGAAGAAATAAGTAGAGCGATTGTCGAAGCGTCTGAAGCAACGAATGAAGTGGCGTCAGGTGCTGATCAAAATGCACAAACAACAGAGGAAGTGCTTAGCTTAAGCCAGAGTATTGCAAGCCATATGTCTAAATTCCGAACTTAA
- a CDS encoding transporter substrate-binding domain-containing protein, which translates to MKNLLLLAVAALFSVQSFAATVTAAQDPWAPFVQKDSSNPGVSVEILTEAMKSQGYDVDFKIMPWTRALNEVKDGRIDILVATWFTNERTAFLNYSEPYLENSLKFIKRKGDAFEYNGMDSLSGKTVGIIRNYGYGDDFLGASNFKKPEANDLVSNAKKLVAKRIDLTLEDELVAKSTLSGAGMNLADFEFTKNALSVNPLHVTSGLANSNNGKYIDAFNKGLAEIKSNGTFDKILAKYGIK; encoded by the coding sequence ATGAAAAACCTTTTATTACTGGCTGTTGCGGCCCTTTTTTCGGTGCAGAGTTTTGCTGCAACCGTAACAGCAGCTCAAGATCCATGGGCTCCCTTTGTCCAAAAAGATTCCAGTAATCCTGGCGTTTCAGTTGAAATTTTAACCGAAGCAATGAAATCACAGGGCTATGACGTAGATTTTAAAATAATGCCCTGGACCCGAGCGTTAAACGAAGTTAAAGATGGAAGAATTGATATACTGGTCGCCACATGGTTTACCAACGAAAGAACGGCTTTTCTCAACTACAGCGAACCCTATCTTGAAAATTCACTTAAGTTTATCAAACGTAAAGGTGACGCTTTTGAATACAATGGCATGGACAGTTTATCGGGAAAAACGGTAGGTATCATTCGCAATTACGGGTACGGCGATGATTTTCTTGGTGCAAGCAACTTTAAGAAACCTGAAGCTAACGATTTAGTCTCCAATGCGAAGAAGCTGGTTGCCAAACGGATTGATCTAACGTTAGAAGATGAATTAGTGGCCAAATCGACCTTATCCGGCGCTGGGATGAATCTGGCTGATTTCGAGTTTACTAAAAACGCTTTGTCGGTTAATCCACTACATGTCACTTCTGGTTTGGCGAACTCCAACAATGGCAAATACATTGATGCTTTCAACAAAGGACTAGCGGAAATCAAGTCAAACGGAACCTTTGATAAAATTTTGGCCAAATATGGCATCAAGTAA
- the cyoA gene encoding ubiquinol oxidase subunit II has product MEASRYKRILSRGSLATAILFLSGCNSALLDPKGAIGVQTKELIITALLLMLIVVIPVILMTVYFAYRYRDTNTDQEYAPDWSHSTKIELVVWTIPIIIIAILAVITWRSTHELEPSKPLESDVKPMTIEVVSLDWKWLFIYPEENIATVNYVAFPKDVPVTFRLTSDNIMNAFFIPRLGSQIYAMPGMVTKLNLIANHEGNFKGFASNYSGEGFSQMKFTASALTDRAAFLNWVQEVKSSPDRIEDWEQFRTLAEPSIAEPVTLFSSVPPFLFTDVVTQHPGSMNCLPENQG; this is encoded by the coding sequence ATGGAAGCCTCAAGATATAAACGCATCTTGTCTAGAGGAAGTCTGGCGACGGCCATTCTTTTTTTATCTGGGTGTAATTCTGCTTTACTTGACCCTAAAGGCGCTATTGGCGTTCAAACAAAAGAGCTCATAATTACGGCCCTTTTGTTGATGCTAATTGTTGTCATACCCGTGATTCTAATGACAGTGTATTTCGCATACCGATACCGAGATACGAATACTGATCAAGAGTATGCGCCTGACTGGTCACATTCGACTAAGATAGAATTGGTCGTATGGACGATTCCTATCATTATCATCGCTATTCTTGCCGTTATAACATGGCGTTCAACACACGAGCTTGAGCCTTCTAAGCCTCTTGAAAGTGACGTTAAACCTATGACGATTGAAGTAGTGTCGCTTGACTGGAAATGGTTGTTTATCTATCCGGAAGAGAACATTGCTACTGTCAACTATGTCGCTTTTCCTAAAGATGTACCAGTGACGTTTAGACTCACCTCTGACAACATTATGAACGCATTCTTTATCCCACGTTTAGGCTCTCAGATTTATGCTATGCCAGGTATGGTAACCAAGCTGAATTTGATTGCTAATCATGAAGGTAACTTTAAAGGTTTTGCTTCTAACTATAGCGGTGAAGGTTTCTCTCAGATGAAATTTACTGCGTCAGCACTGACTGACCGAGCTGCTTTCCTTAACTGGGTTCAAGAAGTGAAGTCTAGTCCAGATCGAATCGAAGACTGGGAACAGTTCAGAACTTTGGCTGAGCCAAGTATTGCAGAACCCGTCACTCTATTCTCAAGTGTTCCGCCATTTTTGTTTACTGATGTCGTGACACAGCATCCTGGTTCAATGAACTGTTTACCTGAAAACCAAGGATAA
- the cyoB gene encoding cytochrome o ubiquinol oxidase subunit I, producing MFGRLTLDSIPYHEPIIVITLAVVALVGLAVMVAITKAGKWQYLWNEWFTSVDHKKLGFMYIAVAMVMLIRGFADAVMMRSQQLLSSAGEAGYLPPHHYDQIFTAHGVIMIFFVAMPLVIGLMNIIVPLQIGARDVAFPYLNNLSFWLFIVGVILTNMSLGLGEFGQTGWLAYPPLSGIEASPGVGVDYWIWALQISGVGTTLTGVNFFVTILRMRTPSMPIMKMPVFTWASLCANILIIISFPILTVTIALLTLDRYLGFHFFTNDLGGNVMMYVNLIWAWGHPEVYILVLPIFGVFSEVTATFSRKKLFGYTSLVWATVVITILAFVVWLHHFFTMGSGANVNAFFGIATMIISIPTGVKIFNWLFTMYKGRIRFTTPMMWTVGFLITFSVGGMTGVLMAVPGADFVLHNSVFLIAHFHNVIIGGVVFGCFAAITYWFPKATGFMMNETWGKRAFYLWIIGFLMAFLPLYALGFMGMTRRLSQDINPEFFPLLAIAAAGTAVIAMGVACQFIQIYVSIRDRDQNRDLTGDPWGGRTFEWATSSPPPFYNFAHLPKGDELDAFWYQKQSGEFDPTKEVEYERIHMPKNTPTGIYVSAWALVFGFAMIWYIWWLAAASFVGIVVACIQHSYNDDVDYYVEVEEIKAIEAERRAQLEEAKKQSPQGDKKDDLEVTYAS from the coding sequence ATGTTTGGAAGATTAACTCTAGACTCAATTCCTTATCATGAGCCCATTATTGTTATCACCTTAGCCGTTGTTGCTTTGGTTGGTTTAGCGGTAATGGTCGCGATAACAAAAGCAGGGAAATGGCAGTACCTGTGGAACGAATGGTTTACGTCAGTAGACCACAAGAAGCTTGGCTTCATGTACATAGCTGTGGCTATGGTAATGCTTATTCGTGGCTTCGCTGATGCCGTCATGATGCGTAGCCAGCAATTGCTTTCTTCTGCTGGGGAAGCGGGCTACTTACCGCCGCATCACTATGATCAGATCTTTACTGCTCACGGCGTGATAATGATTTTCTTCGTTGCTATGCCATTAGTCATCGGTTTGATGAACATTATCGTACCATTGCAAATTGGTGCTCGTGATGTTGCTTTCCCTTATTTGAACAACCTGAGCTTCTGGCTATTTATTGTGGGTGTTATTCTCACCAATATGTCGCTTGGATTAGGTGAATTTGGTCAAACAGGTTGGCTAGCTTACCCTCCACTGTCTGGTATTGAGGCCAGTCCAGGGGTCGGGGTCGATTATTGGATATGGGCGCTGCAGATATCTGGGGTGGGCACAACGTTAACTGGCGTAAACTTCTTTGTGACTATTTTACGTATGCGTACGCCTTCTATGCCGATCATGAAGATGCCAGTATTCACTTGGGCTTCTTTGTGTGCCAACATCCTTATCATCATCTCGTTCCCAATCTTAACGGTTACGATTGCGCTTCTAACGCTGGATAGATACTTAGGCTTCCACTTCTTTACCAATGATCTTGGCGGCAACGTTATGATGTACGTCAACTTGATTTGGGCTTGGGGTCACCCAGAAGTATATATCTTAGTTCTGCCTATTTTCGGAGTGTTCTCTGAAGTAACGGCAACGTTCTCACGTAAGAAATTGTTTGGTTACACCTCTTTGGTATGGGCGACAGTCGTCATTACCATCTTGGCGTTTGTGGTTTGGCTACATCACTTCTTTACCATGGGCTCAGGTGCGAATGTCAACGCCTTCTTTGGTATCGCCACTATGATCATTTCCATCCCAACCGGGGTGAAGATTTTCAACTGGCTGTTTACTATGTACAAAGGCCGTATTCGCTTCACTACACCAATGATGTGGACAGTTGGCTTCCTTATCACCTTCAGTGTCGGTGGCATGACAGGTGTATTGATGGCGGTTCCTGGTGCTGATTTTGTACTTCACAACTCAGTATTCCTAATTGCCCACTTCCATAATGTTATTATTGGTGGTGTTGTATTTGGCTGTTTTGCCGCGATCACCTATTGGTTCCCGAAAGCAACCGGTTTCATGATGAATGAAACTTGGGGTAAACGCGCTTTCTATTTGTGGATCATCGGCTTCTTGATGGCCTTCTTACCTCTATACGCGCTTGGCTTTATGGGTATGACTCGCCGCTTGAGTCAAGATATTAACCCTGAATTCTTCCCTCTACTTGCCATCGCTGCTGCGGGTACTGCGGTTATCGCTATGGGTGTTGCTTGTCAGTTTATTCAGATTTATGTGAGCATTCGTGACCGAGATCAGAATCGCGATCTTACTGGCGACCCATGGGGTGGACGTACTTTTGAGTGGGCGACCTCGTCACCACCGCCATTCTACAACTTTGCTCACCTGCCAAAAGGTGATGAGCTAGATGCATTCTGGTATCAAAAGCAAAGTGGTGAGTTTGATCCAACCAAAGAGGTTGAATACGAGCGTATTCATATGCCGAAGAACACACCAACAGGAATCTATGTTTCTGCATGGGCTTTAGTTTTTGGCTTTGCAATGATTTGGTACATCTGGTGGCTAGCTGCTGCAAGTTTTGTGGGCATTGTCGTCGCTTGTATCCAACACAGTTACAATGACGATGTGGACTACTACGTGGAAGTAGAAGAAATCAAAGCGATTGAAGCAGAGCGCCGTGCTCAGCTTGAAGAAGCGAAGAAGCAATCTCCACAAGGCGATAAGAAAGATGATCTGGAGGTAACGTATGCAAGCTAA
- the cyoC gene encoding cytochrome o ubiquinol oxidase subunit III, whose amino-acid sequence MQANSVSHGHHDHHHDTNGNKLFGFWVYLMSDCVLFATLFATYAVLETGSISGPTGKDIFELPFVFVETMLLLFSSITFGFGMIAMKRQDVAGLKRWLKVTFLLGLGFIGMEVYEFHHLIAAGHGPEKSAFLSAFFTLVGTHGLHVTFGLIWLAVCYHQLSTKGLNDNMAMRFNCLSLFWHFLDIVWICVFTIVYLLGVM is encoded by the coding sequence ATGCAAGCTAATTCGGTATCTCACGGTCATCATGATCACCATCATGATACGAACGGTAATAAATTGTTCGGCTTTTGGGTTTACTTGATGAGTGACTGTGTACTGTTTGCAACTCTATTTGCAACATACGCAGTACTTGAAACAGGCTCAATTAGTGGCCCTACAGGTAAAGACATCTTTGAGCTACCGTTCGTGTTCGTTGAAACCATGCTACTGCTGTTTAGTAGTATTACCTTTGGTTTTGGCATGATCGCAATGAAACGCCAAGATGTCGCAGGTCTTAAGCGTTGGTTGAAAGTAACCTTCCTACTTGGCCTTGGCTTTATTGGCATGGAAGTTTACGAATTTCATCATCTGATCGCCGCAGGCCATGGTCCAGAGAAGAGCGCTTTCTTGTCCGCTTTCTTCACTCTGGTAGGTACTCACGGTCTTCACGTAACCTTTGGTCTTATCTGGCTAGCAGTATGCTATCACCAGCTTTCAACTAAGGGACTTAACGATAACATGGCAATGCGCTTTAACTGCTTAAGCCTGTTCTGGCACTTCCTTGATATTGTATGGATTTGTGTCTTCACTATCGTTTACTTGCTGGGGGTAATGTAA
- the cyoD gene encoding cytochrome o ubiquinol oxidase subunit IV — MAQHLETGASDYVKGFIASLILTVIPFYFVWSQSLPDTATYVLLFGCAIVQIFVHFKYFLHMEVKTEDGQWNFVSLMFTAIVVLILIAGSVWIIYNMTVNMKL; from the coding sequence ATGGCTCAACATTTGGAAACAGGTGCCTCAGATTATGTTAAAGGCTTTATTGCGTCTTTAATCTTGACTGTAATACCTTTCTATTTTGTCTGGTCTCAATCGCTTCCTGACACGGCAACTTATGTCTTATTGTTTGGTTGCGCGATTGTACAGATTTTCGTCCACTTTAAATACTTCCTGCATATGGAAGTGAAAACTGAAGATGGGCAATGGAACTTTGTATCGCTAATGTTTACCGCCATTGTTGTACTGATCTTAATCGCAGGTTCTGTGTGGATCATCTACAACATGACTGTGAACATGAAGTTGTAG
- the cyoE gene encoding heme o synthase, translating into MLKSYLSITKPGIIFGNLISVAAGFFLAAKTENVSVALLLATLAGVGLVIASGCVVNNIFDRDIDQKMKRTQNRELAKGNINIDVAFIYSLVLLLVGTAILFQMANPLSAVVVLLGYVFYVFFYTMWYKRTSVYGTLVGSISGAVPPLVGYLAVTNYISTEAVLLFVMFCLWQMPHSYAIAMFRMQDYRDAGIPVLPVKEGISKAHRHMKAYVVAFAATSFALFVLGEAGYEYLAVTAIACFSWMKVTFKKVDEDNYIPWSKTVFKVSLLVVMGVSGVLGVELISLPI; encoded by the coding sequence ATGCTGAAAAGTTATTTGTCTATTACTAAACCAGGCATCATTTTCGGCAACCTGATATCTGTTGCGGCAGGGTTCTTCCTTGCCGCAAAAACAGAGAACGTCAGTGTAGCTTTATTATTGGCAACCCTTGCTGGGGTAGGGCTAGTGATTGCATCGGGTTGTGTGGTAAACAACATTTTCGATCGAGATATCGATCAGAAAATGAAGCGCACACAAAATCGGGAGCTTGCCAAAGGAAACATTAATATTGATGTTGCTTTTATATATTCTCTCGTTTTATTACTCGTTGGAACGGCCATTTTATTTCAGATGGCGAACCCTCTCTCTGCAGTAGTGGTTTTGCTTGGCTACGTATTTTACGTTTTCTTCTACACTATGTGGTACAAGCGCACTTCTGTATACGGTACCTTGGTTGGCAGTATCTCTGGTGCTGTCCCACCACTTGTAGGCTACTTAGCGGTGACCAATTACATAAGCACGGAGGCCGTTCTACTCTTTGTTATGTTTTGCTTGTGGCAAATGCCTCACTCTTATGCTATTGCTATGTTCCGCATGCAAGACTACCGAGATGCTGGTATTCCGGTCTTGCCAGTTAAAGAAGGAATTAGCAAAGCTCATCGTCACATGAAAGCTTATGTAGTGGCTTTTGCTGCGACTTCATTCGCGTTATTTGTGTTAGGTGAAGCTGGTTATGAGTACTTGGCAGTTACTGCGATCGCTTGCTTTTCGTGGATGAAGGTAACCTTTAAAAAAGTTGATGAGGATAACTATATTCCTTGGTCAAAAACCGTATTTAAAGTGTCCTTATTAGTCGTGATGGGAGTCAGCGGCGTTCTGGGCGTTGAACTGATCTCACTACCTATCTAA
- a CDS encoding DJ-1/PfpI family protein has product MSNQISASKQTSGKDVTSTSKKLIVATLLYPDFELMDVFGPLEMFGMSRFINQGLDLKFVSQTGDVVASSAGPKSVCDYSFSDFETCDILMVPGGLGSRQEVNNKELIDWVQAQSERATYVVSVCTGAAILAQADVLTNHCATTNKIAFDWVQGFSASTNWHKKARWVKSDNIYTSSGVSAGTDMSLAILEHLYGREHAEKVAHLTEYVWNHDPDNDGFAI; this is encoded by the coding sequence ATGAGTAATCAGATATCAGCAAGTAAGCAAACTTCAGGCAAAGATGTAACGAGTACTTCAAAAAAGCTTATCGTTGCAACGCTTCTATATCCTGATTTTGAACTAATGGATGTTTTTGGTCCTTTGGAAATGTTTGGTATGTCTCGTTTCATTAATCAAGGTCTAGATCTCAAATTCGTCTCTCAGACTGGTGATGTTGTCGCAAGTAGCGCAGGGCCTAAGAGCGTTTGTGATTACAGTTTTAGTGACTTTGAAACGTGTGATATTTTGATGGTTCCTGGCGGGTTAGGCTCAAGGCAGGAAGTGAATAACAAGGAACTGATTGATTGGGTCCAAGCTCAGAGTGAACGAGCAACTTATGTTGTATCAGTTTGCACAGGTGCCGCGATACTGGCTCAAGCCGATGTTTTAACCAATCATTGCGCGACGACAAACAAAATTGCCTTTGACTGGGTACAAGGTTTCAGTGCTTCAACAAATTGGCATAAGAAAGCACGCTGGGTTAAATCAGACAATATTTATACTTCCTCCGGTGTATCCGCTGGAACCGATATGTCTCTTGCTATATTAGAGCACTTGTATGGTCGAGAGCATGCAGAGAAAGTCGCGCATCTGACGGAATACGTCTGGAATCATGACCCAGACAATGATGGCTTTGCCATCTAA
- a CDS encoding HAMP domain-containing methyl-accepting chemotaxis protein: MQFLYNLKMGFKLSGAFGLLVIMTAVVTLNGMMGMSRFNSEVEIADDFNRIVKYTGEIRIAEKNLALRNDEAYAEEIKDLISKSNALAGDLQGRVSEAKIKDLLNEVVDSLNAYQTALDQYVSQRRQQAKAGEDMRKYARQVDEIVANIRIIEKQEVEQLFEFNAPSEEILTSIKIADDANRMIKWMLEARRAEKNFILSGDEKSIKNVRNTLSDMYLLMKSFPEDTPKLKDLESAILLYQQAFDNYLSVNKQSVETNKLMLTEARDVENLTSEARKIGKAMLEDFEENLGVTNLLIALGAILLGVGVSMLMTRLTVPPLKSAVEASQRIASGDLGVVIEVNRNDEIGELLRAIATMTEQLRDMIGNLSTNIESIANSSEDLSSLTTKTSEGVGQQKQDIDQVATAMTQMSSSAHEVAQKANTTSDAANLANSQTVKGNELISTTVDGMNQLAVAIGQSQEVIQRVKGDSENIATILDVIKNISDQTNLLALNAAIEAARAGEHGRGFAVVADEVRSLAQKTQESTVEIEKMIEVLKSGAESAVAEMVKSKKQVDGMVEETEQVKESLSSISNEVSTITEMNAQIAQAVNEQGEVAEDVSQRMNTISDVADQTSSASDQTSESSRNLARVGEELKRLSSFFKM, translated from the coding sequence ATGCAGTTTTTATATAATCTAAAAATGGGTTTTAAGCTATCTGGTGCCTTTGGCTTGCTGGTTATTATGACAGCCGTTGTGACCTTAAATGGCATGATGGGAATGTCTCGCTTCAATAGTGAAGTAGAGATCGCCGATGACTTTAATCGAATCGTCAAATATACGGGCGAAATTCGCATTGCTGAAAAAAATCTCGCCTTGCGTAATGATGAAGCTTACGCTGAAGAAATTAAAGATCTTATTTCCAAGAGCAATGCTCTAGCCGGTGATCTGCAAGGCAGAGTTAGTGAAGCCAAGATTAAAGATTTGCTTAATGAGGTGGTTGACTCATTAAATGCATACCAAACTGCTTTGGATCAATATGTATCTCAGAGAAGGCAGCAAGCCAAAGCCGGTGAAGACATGCGTAAGTACGCAAGACAGGTCGATGAAATCGTGGCCAACATTCGTATTATCGAAAAGCAGGAAGTCGAACAACTTTTTGAATTTAATGCGCCATCTGAAGAAATTTTGACCTCAATTAAAATCGCTGATGATGCAAATCGAATGATCAAATGGATGTTAGAGGCAAGGCGGGCCGAGAAAAATTTCATTTTGTCCGGTGATGAGAAATCAATAAAGAACGTTCGTAACACCTTATCAGATATGTATTTACTGATGAAAAGTTTCCCTGAGGATACCCCAAAGCTTAAAGATTTAGAAAGTGCAATACTGCTGTATCAACAGGCTTTTGATAACTATCTTTCCGTTAACAAGCAAAGTGTTGAAACCAATAAACTTATGTTAACTGAAGCTAGAGATGTCGAAAACTTGACCTCTGAAGCTCGTAAGATTGGCAAGGCGATGCTCGAAGACTTCGAAGAGAATTTGGGTGTGACCAACCTATTGATTGCATTGGGCGCCATTCTTCTTGGGGTGGGGGTTTCTATGCTAATGACGAGATTAACCGTACCACCGCTTAAAAGTGCTGTAGAAGCCAGTCAGCGCATTGCCTCTGGCGATCTTGGCGTTGTCATTGAAGTCAATCGAAACGATGAGATTGGTGAGCTACTGCGTGCGATCGCGACCATGACAGAGCAGCTTCGCGATATGATTGGCAACTTGTCGACCAATATTGAAAGTATTGCCAACTCATCAGAGGATCTATCGTCTCTGACAACTAAAACGAGTGAAGGTGTCGGGCAGCAGAAGCAAGATATTGATCAAGTTGCTACTGCAATGACTCAGATGAGCTCGTCAGCTCATGAAGTCGCGCAAAAAGCCAATACCACGTCAGACGCAGCCAATTTGGCAAATTCTCAAACCGTAAAAGGTAATGAGCTGATCAGTACAACCGTTGACGGAATGAATCAACTTGCTGTAGCCATAGGGCAGTCTCAAGAGGTAATTCAGCGAGTGAAAGGGGACAGCGAAAATATAGCGACTATTTTGGACGTGATTAAAAATATTTCCGATCAGACCAATTTGTTGGCCTTAAACGCGGCGATTGAAGCGGCTCGTGCTGGCGAGCATGGTCGAGGTTTTGCGGTGGTTGCTGATGAAGTGCGCTCTCTTGCCCAAAAAACCCAAGAGTCTACGGTCGAAATCGAGAAAATGATAGAGGTGCTCAAATCTGGCGCCGAATCTGCGGTTGCAGAAATGGTGAAAAGTAAGAAACAGGTCGATGGTATGGTAGAGGAAACAGAGCAGGTCAAAGAGTCATTGTCTTCTATCTCAAACGAAGTCAGTACGATTACTGAAATGAATGCTCAAATTGCTCAGGCGGTTAATGAGCAGGGGGAAGTCGCGGAAGATGTCAGCCAACGTATGAATACGATTAGTGATGTTGCAGACCAAACTTCTAGCGCCTCTGATCAAACTTCCGAATCCAGTCGCAACCTTGCCAGAGTTGGTGAAGAGCTCAAACGCTTGAGTAGCTTCTTTAAAATGTGA